In the genome of Bacillus thuringiensis, the window AGAGGTAACCACACCTTTTGTAAAAGTTATATATGAATGATTAGCGACGGCTAATAATATCGTGACCGTTGCGTAAGTAAGTGCTACGAGAATTTTTCAAGCTTGCAATGCGCTCTTCAGCTAGACGATCTGCCGCTACATAAGTTGCTATGCCATCGCGTTTTGAAATTTCGATTACTTTTGCAATCGTGTCATAAATAGACTCAACACGTTTTAGTGCACGTTCTCTATTGTATCCATATAATTCGTCTGCTACGTTAATTACGCCACCTGCATTAATTACATAATCTGGTGCGTATACAATACCCATTTCATGAATGATGTCACCGTGACGATCTTCTTTTAATTGGTTATTTGCAGAACCTGCGATTACTTTTGCTTTAAGTTGTGGAATAGTTTCATCATTAACTGTTGCGCCTAATGCACATGGTGCGTAAATATCGCATTCAACACCGTAAATTTCATTTGGTTCAACTGCTGATGCACCGAATTCTTCTACAGCACGTTGTACAGCTTCTTTATTAATATCTGTAACGATTAATTTTGCTCCTTCAGCGTGTAAATGTTTGCATAGGTGATATGCTACGTTACCAACGCCTTGAACAGCAATTACTTTTCCTTCTAAATTGTCAGTACCGAAAGCTTCTTTTGCAGCTGCTTTCATACCACGGTAAACACCGTATGCAGTTACTGGAGATGGGTTACCAGAAGAACCGAATGATGGTGAGATACCTGTTACAAAGTCAGTTTCTTCGTGGATAATATCCATATCATCTACTGTTGTACCAACATCTTCAGCTGTAATGTATCGTCCGTTTAGTCCTTGGATATAACGTCCTAGTGCACGGAACATTGCTTCGCTCTTATCTTTACGAGGATCACCGATAATTACTGTTTTCGCACCACCTAAGTTTAAACCAGCTGCTGCGTTTTTGTATGTCATCCCTTTTGCAAGACGCAATGCATCTTCAATCGCCGCTTCTTCAGAATCATATGTCCACATTCTTGTTCCACCAAGAGCCGGTCCAAGTGTTGTATCATGAATTGCAATAATTGCTTTTAAACCAGATTCTTTATCTTGACAAAATACTACTTGCTCATAATCATATTTTTCTAAGTATTCGAAGATTTCTAATGTCATTGTCGTTTCCCCCTAATGTTTTACCCTTTTTGGTTTATTTTGAAGCAGTCGCAACTGCCAATGCTAATGAATATACTTTTGTTTCTGCTGAATCAGCACGAGATGTTAAAACAATCGGTGCTTTTGCGCCAGCAATCATTGCTCCTACTTTTGCATCCGCAAAGTATACGAGTGATTTATATAGCACATTTCCAGCTTCAATCGTTGGGACGAGTAAAATGTCTGCCTTACCTGCTACATCACTTACTATGCCTTTATGCTCTGCTGCAATTTGTGATACTGCATTATCTAAAGCAAGTGGTCCATCAACGATACAATCTTTAATTTGTCCGCGGCGATTCATTTGTGTTAACATCGCTGCATCAATTGTCGCCTGCATCGCTGGATTCACAACTTCTACTGCTGCAATTGGTGCCACTTTTGGCAAGTCGATTCCTATTGCCCGGGCAACTTCTACAGTATTTTGTATAATAGCAGCTTTTTGTGTTACATCAGGTGCGATGTTCATCGCTGCATCTGTAACGAAAATAAGACGATCATAATTTGGAACTTCAAATGCTGCTACATGTGAAAGTACGCTACCTTTACGTAGGCCCCACTCTTTGTTTAACACAGCCTTCAAAATATTCGCTGTTGGGATGTTACCCTTCATAAGCACGTCTGCCTCACCATTTCTCACAGCTTTAACAGAAAGTTCTGCAGCCTCTGCATTAGACATTGCTGCAATCACTTCAACATGTTCTGAAGTTTGTAAACCATGTTCTTGTAGCATCCCCATTATTTTTTCTTGATTTCCATATAGACGAAATTGAGCTAGCTGTAATTTAATTGCTTTCGCTACAGCTTCAATTACTTCATGATCTTCAGCTACTGCTACAGCTACAGTTTTTTTAGGCTGTCCCGCTGCTTGATCAATTAAGTATTCTAACTTCATATTTTGTAATCAACCCTTTCCGTCGTCCCTCGTCTATTTATAAAGCAAATACCGTGCCAACTTTTAAAAGTGGTCTTACCAATAATGAAAACGCATTCAAAATGCAGTAAAATCAATACTTTGGAAAATAACAAAATATTCTGTCTTATTTTGTCGCTTTTTGTATACCATGCAATAAATTGCACGGTACGCAATTTATTGCATGCTATTTTTTGCATGGTCATACTTTTCTAGCTTATAATATAAATTTCGAACGGAAATTCCTAATGCTTTTGCAGTTTGTGTTTTATTCCCATCAAATCTCTCCAAATATTCATGAATAATATTCCCTTCAAACTCTGTTACTAAATGTTCAAGTGGCTTTTCTTCTAATTCAGGTAATAAATGAGATTGCTTTGACTCCACCTGCTCTTCATTATGTAATGGCGGTAAATGTTGTACATCAATATAGATCTCGTTATAATTCATAAAAATAATCGCTCGTCCTAAAATATTTTCAAGTTCTCTCACATTTCCTGGCCATTCGTATGATTGTAAATATAAAATAGCTGAATCAGTGAGCCCTTCTACATTACGACCATAATCTTGATTAATTTTTTGAATCAACCTGTCCGCAATTTTCGGTATATCTCCTTTACGTTGACGAAGAGATGGAATTTGAATTGGAATTTTATTTAATCGATAATATAAATCCTCCCTAAACTTCCCTTCTAGAATAGCCTTTTCTAAATTCACATGTGTCGCTGCAATTACTCGAACATTAATGGGTATCGCTTTCGTTCCACCAACTTTTACAATTTCTTTTTCCTGCAATACACGAAGGAGTTTCGCTTGTGTATTTGCAGATAACTCCCCTATTTCATCTAAAAAAATACTACCGTTATTCGCTTCCTCAAAGAACCCACGTTTCCCGCCTCTTTTCGCTCCAGAAAACGCCCCTTCCTCATAACCAAATAATTCACTTTCTAACAACGTCTCCGAAATGGCCGCACAGTTTACACGGACGAACTTATTATATTTTCGATTACTTCCATTATGGATTGCATGTGCAAACAATTCTTTACCAGTCCCAGATTCACCGCGTAACAGTACTGTTGCTGGTGTATTCGCTCCTAGCTTCGCCTGTTCGATAGCTGCCGTTGTTTCATCTGAATTTCCGACAATATCATCAAATGAATATTTTGCTTCTAATGTGCGAATAATTTGCCTTGCTCTATTCAATTCATTTGTTAACTTTTGAATTTCCGACACGTCACGGATAACACCGACGCTTCCCTTCAATATTCCATCCACAATAACTGGTGCTACGTTTACAATTACATCGCGCTTTTTTTGTCCAATCTTCATATGTATTCCGCGCACTGCACGACGCGTTCGAAGTACTTTCATATGCATACTTTCGCCTTCTACAATATCAGTTGTAGCAGGCTTCCCAATAATATCTTCTTCTGTTAAACCCGTTAATTTCGTATATGCCGGGTTAATGACTAAACCTCTTCCTTTTTCATCCACAACCGAAATCGCTTCTTCAGATGAGTTAATAATTGCCTCTAATAGTGTTTGAATTTCTTTTAAGTCTGTAACTTCTTCCGCTAAATCTACAACTTCTGTTATATCTTTAAAAATTGCAAATGCCCCTTGTACCTCTCCGCCCTCTTTTAATATCGGTATACGCGTTGTAATAATTTTCTTTCCATTCTCTAATGTTAGTTCATAATTTACTTCTATTTGTTTCGTACGTATAATGCGAAGTAATTTACTAGTGGGAATGACTTCTAAAATATATTTTCCTATCGCCTCTTCTTTTTTATATCCGATAATACGCTCTGCACTTTTATTAAAAAGACGAACTTGTCCCTCTCGATCAATTACGATCATGCCGTCATGCGTAGAATTTAAAATTAATTCTCCTTGTTGCGTTTGTTCCTCTAACCGCCCAATTAACCCTTCCTTCTCATGCGCTAATCCTGTAACAATTTTTGCAATATCACCTGGTATAAGAAGAGTGTCTTTTTTCTTTTTTTCCAATAAAACTTTATGTACATCATCTTCACCTGTCATATCAAATATTACATCGACATGCATAGAAAGAAATGGAGTTACACTTTCTCCAATTGCAATCCCATATTCCTTAGCAATTTGTAATCCTTTTGCCACCGGATTTATATCAATAATCCCTATAATTTGAAATATATTCGAACTTTGTAACAGATTCAGCAGTGCGCTCCCGCCTTCACCTGCACCAACAATTAATACTTTTTG includes:
- a CDS encoding leucine dehydrogenase; this encodes MTLEIFEYLEKYDYEQVVFCQDKESGLKAIIAIHDTTLGPALGGTRMWTYDSEEAAIEDALRLAKGMTYKNAAAGLNLGGAKTVIIGDPRKDKSEAMFRALGRYIQGLNGRYITAEDVGTTVDDMDIIHEETDFVTGISPSFGSSGNPSPVTAYGVYRGMKAAAKEAFGTDNLEGKVIAVQGVGNVAYHLCKHLHAEGAKLIVTDINKEAVQRAVEEFGASAVEPNEIYGVECDIYAPCALGATVNDETIPQLKAKVIAGSANNQLKEDRHGDIIHEMGIVYAPDYVINAGGVINVADELYGYNRERALKRVESIYDTIAKVIEISKRDGIATYVAADRLAEERIASLKNSRSTYLRNGHDIISRR
- the yqiS gene encoding phosphate butyryltransferase, coding for MKLEYLIDQAAGQPKKTVAVAVAEDHEVIEAVAKAIKLQLAQFRLYGNQEKIMGMLQEHGLQTSEHVEVIAAMSNAEAAELSVKAVRNGEADVLMKGNIPTANILKAVLNKEWGLRKGSVLSHVAAFEVPNYDRLIFVTDAAMNIAPDVTQKAAIIQNTVEVARAIGIDLPKVAPIAAVEVVNPAMQATIDAAMLTQMNRRGQIKDCIVDGPLALDNAVSQIAAEHKGIVSDVAGKADILLVPTIEAGNVLYKSLVYFADAKVGAMIAGAKAPIVLTSRADSAETKVYSLALAVATASK
- a CDS encoding sigma-54 interaction domain-containing protein, whose protein sequence is MKQKVLIVGAGEGGSALLNLLQSSNIFQIIGIIDINPVAKGLQIAKEYGIAIGESVTPFLSMHVDVIFDMTGEDDVHKVLLEKKKKDTLLIPGDIAKIVTGLAHEKEGLIGRLEEQTQQGELILNSTHDGMIVIDREGQVRLFNKSAERIIGYKKEEAIGKYILEVIPTSKLLRIIRTKQIEVNYELTLENGKKIITTRIPILKEGGEVQGAFAIFKDITEVVDLAEEVTDLKEIQTLLEAIINSSEEAISVVDEKGRGLVINPAYTKLTGLTEEDIIGKPATTDIVEGESMHMKVLRTRRAVRGIHMKIGQKKRDVIVNVAPVIVDGILKGSVGVIRDVSEIQKLTNELNRARQIIRTLEAKYSFDDIVGNSDETTAAIEQAKLGANTPATVLLRGESGTGKELFAHAIHNGSNRKYNKFVRVNCAAISETLLESELFGYEEGAFSGAKRGGKRGFFEEANNGSIFLDEIGELSANTQAKLLRVLQEKEIVKVGGTKAIPINVRVIAATHVNLEKAILEGKFREDLYYRLNKIPIQIPSLRQRKGDIPKIADRLIQKINQDYGRNVEGLTDSAILYLQSYEWPGNVRELENILGRAIIFMNYNEIYIDVQHLPPLHNEEQVESKQSHLLPELEEKPLEHLVTEFEGNIIHEYLERFDGNKTQTAKALGISVRNLYYKLEKYDHAKNSMQ